The Streptococcus sp. VT 162 genome has a window encoding:
- a CDS encoding DNA-directed RNA polymerase subunit delta (participates in both the initiation and recycling phases of transcription; in the presence of the delta subunit, RNAP displays an increased specificity of transcription, a decreased affinity for nucleic acids, and an increased efficiency of RNA synthesis because of enhanced recycling), with protein MELEVFAGQEKSELSMIEVARAILELRGRDHEMHFSDLVNEIQNYLGTSNSDIREALPLFYTELNFDGSFISLGDNKWGLRSWYGVDEIDEEIIALEESDDDEVAPKAKKKRVNAFMDGDSDAIDYNADDPEDEDAYEADPALSYDDENPDDEKNEVEAYDAEINEIAPDDLGEDVDLNEEDDEFSDDDAETSEEE; from the coding sequence TTGGAATTAGAAGTATTTGCTGGGCAAGAAAAAAGTGAACTATCTATGATTGAGGTAGCGCGTGCTATCTTGGAACTTCGTGGTCGCGATCATGAGATGCATTTTAGCGATCTTGTAAACGAAATTCAAAACTACCTTGGAACATCAAACAGCGATATCCGTGAAGCTTTGCCTTTGTTCTACACAGAGTTGAACTTTGACGGTAGCTTCATCTCTCTTGGAGACAACAAATGGGGTCTTCGTTCATGGTATGGTGTAGACGAAATTGACGAAGAAATCATCGCTCTTGAAGAAAGTGATGACGATGAAGTAGCACCAAAAGCTAAGAAAAAACGTGTCAATGCCTTTATGGATGGTGATTCAGATGCCATTGACTACAATGCGGATGATCCAGAAGACGAAGATGCATACGAAGCAGACCCAGCTCTTTCATATGATGATGAAAATCCAGATGATGAGAAAAATGAAGTGGAAGCTTACGATGCAGAAATCAACGAAATTGCTCCTGATGACTTGGGAGAAGACGTGGATCTCAACGAAGAAGACGACGAGTTTTCTGACGATGATGCTGAAACGAGTGAAGAAGAGTAA
- a CDS encoding CTP synthetase produces the protein MSTKYIFVTGGVVSSIGKGIVAASLGRLLKNRGLKVTIQKFDPYINIDPGTMSPYQHGEVFVTDDGAETDLDLGHYERFIDINLNKYSNVTTGKIYSEVLRKERRGEYLGATVQVIPHITDALKEKIKRAAVTTDSDVIITEVGGTVGDIESLPFLEALRQMKADVGADNVMYIHTTLLPYLKAAGEMKTKPTQHSVKELRGLGIQPNMLVIRTEKPAGQGIKNKLAQFCDVAPEAVIESLDVEHLYQIPLNLQAQGMDQIVCDHLKLDAAAADMTEWSAMVDKVMNLKKQVKISLVGKYVELQDAYISVVEALKHSGYANDAEVKINWINANDVTAENVAELLSDADGIIVPGGFGQRGTEGKIQAIRYARENDVPMLGVCLGMQLTCIEFARHVLGLEGANSAELAPDTKYPIIDIMRDQVDVEDMGGTLRLGLYPSKLKRGSKAAAAYHNQEVVQRRHRHRYEFNNTFREQFEAAGFVFSGVSPDNRLVEIVEIPENKFFVACQYHPELSSRPNRPEELYTAFVTAAVENSN, from the coding sequence ATGTCTACGAAATATATTTTTGTAACTGGTGGTGTGGTATCGTCTATTGGGAAAGGGATTGTGGCAGCAAGTCTGGGCCGTCTCTTGAAAAATCGTGGTCTCAAAGTAACCATTCAAAAATTTGATCCTTATATCAATATTGATCCGGGGACCATGAGTCCTTACCAGCACGGAGAAGTCTTTGTGACAGATGATGGGGCTGAGACAGATTTGGACTTGGGTCACTATGAACGTTTCATCGATATCAATCTCAACAAATATTCCAACGTGACAACTGGTAAAATCTACAGTGAAGTTCTTCGTAAGGAACGCCGTGGCGAATACCTTGGGGCAACTGTCCAAGTCATTCCTCATATCACAGATGCTTTGAAAGAGAAAATCAAGCGTGCTGCTGTAACGACTGACTCTGATGTCATTATCACAGAGGTTGGTGGAACCGTTGGGGATATAGAGTCCTTGCCATTCCTAGAGGCCCTTCGTCAGATGAAGGCAGATGTGGGTGCAGATAATGTCATGTATATCCATACAACCTTGCTTCCTTATCTTAAGGCTGCTGGTGAGATGAAGACCAAGCCAACTCAACATTCTGTAAAAGAATTGCGCGGTTTGGGAATCCAGCCAAATATGTTGGTCATTCGTACAGAAAAACCAGCTGGTCAGGGCATTAAAAATAAACTAGCACAGTTCTGTGATGTGGCACCAGAAGCTGTTATTGAATCTTTGGATGTTGAACACCTTTACCAAATTCCATTGAACTTGCAGGCACAAGGTATGGACCAAATTGTTTGTGACCATTTGAAACTAGATGCAGCAGCAGCGGATATGACAGAGTGGTCAGCCATGGTGGACAAGGTCATGAACCTCAAGAAACAAGTCAAGATTTCCCTCGTTGGTAAGTATGTGGAGTTGCAAGATGCCTACATCTCAGTGGTCGAAGCCTTAAAACACTCTGGTTATGCCAACGACGCAGAAGTGAAGATTAATTGGATTAATGCCAATGATGTGACAGCAGAGAATGTGGCAGAACTCTTGTCTGATGCGGACGGAATCATCGTTCCAGGTGGTTTCGGCCAACGTGGTACGGAAGGGAAAATCCAAGCCATCCGTTATGCGCGTGAAAATGATGTTCCAATGTTGGGTGTCTGCTTGGGAATGCAGTTGACTTGTATCGAGTTTGCTCGTCACGTTTTGGGTCTTGAAGGTGCAAATTCTGCAGAACTTGCACCAGATACAAAATACCCTATCATTGATATTATGCGTGACCAGGTTGATGTTGAAGATATGGGTGGAACCCTTCGTTTGGGACTTTATCCATCTAAGTTGAAACGTGGTTCTAAGGCAGCAGCTGCTTACCATAATCAAGAAGTGGTGCAACGCCGTCACCGTCACCGTTATGAGTTTAACAACACCTTTCGTGAACAGTTTGAGGCGGCAGGTTTTGTCTTCTCAGGAGTCTCTCCAGACAATCGTTTGGTAGAAATTGTGGAAATTCCTGAAAATAAATTCTTTGTAGCTTGTCAGTATCACCCTGAACTGTCAAGCCGTCCAAACCGTCCCGAAGAACTCTACACTGCCTTTGTCACTGCAGCGGTTGAGAACAGCAATTAG
- a CDS encoding thioredoxin: MIIPSNIEELAGFVEQDGKKVFLFVADWCGDCRYIYPALPEIEETNPEFTFIRVDRDQYMDLAKLWDVYGIPSLVVLEKDKEIGRFVNRDRKSKQQINDFLAELK; the protein is encoded by the coding sequence ATGATTATTCCCAGTAATATAGAAGAGCTAGCAGGTTTTGTCGAGCAAGATGGCAAGAAGGTCTTCCTTTTTGTGGCGGACTGGTGTGGCGATTGTCGTTATATCTATCCTGCCTTGCCAGAGATTGAGGAGACAAATCCAGAGTTCACCTTTATTCGAGTGGACCGTGACCAGTACATGGATCTAGCCAAACTCTGGGATGTGTACGGGATTCCTAGCCTTGTTGTGCTAGAAAAGGACAAGGAAATCGGCCGATTTGTCAATCGCGACCGTAAAAGCAAGCAACAAATTAACGACTTTTTAGCAGAACTGAAATAG
- a CDS encoding tRNA-binding protein, with translation MIFTYNKEHVGDVLMVIVKNSGDAKLDVERKGKVARVFLKDNGETVAWNIFEVSSLFEIAERGQVFLTDEKVARLNQELQAEGFTEEIINDKEPKFVVGEIVEMVAHPDSDHLNICQVAVASDKTVQIVAGAPNARVGLKTIVALPGAMMPKGNLIFPGELRGEKSFGMMCSPRELHLPNAPQKRGVIELSEDQVVGTPFDPAKHWIA, from the coding sequence ATGATTTTTACATATAATAAAGAGCATGTTGGCGATGTCCTTATGGTCATCGTGAAAAACAGCGGAGATGCCAAACTGGACGTGGAGCGTAAAGGCAAGGTAGCCCGTGTTTTCCTCAAAGATAATGGGGAAACAGTAGCTTGGAATATTTTCGAAGTTTCAAGTTTGTTTGAAATTGCAGAGCGCGGCCAAGTTTTTTTGACAGATGAGAAAGTAGCACGTTTGAACCAAGAGTTGCAGGCGGAAGGCTTTACAGAAGAAATTATCAACGATAAGGAACCTAAGTTTGTCGTCGGTGAGATTGTTGAGATGGTAGCTCACCCAGATAGTGACCACCTCAACATCTGCCAAGTGGCCGTTGCAAGTGACAAGACAGTGCAAATCGTTGCAGGGGCTCCCAATGCGCGTGTCGGTCTGAAAACTATTGTAGCTCTTCCTGGAGCTATGATGCCAAAAGGAAATCTCATTTTTCCAGGCGAACTTCGTGGTGAAAAGAGTTTTGGTATGATGTGCAGCCCTCGTGAATTGCATCTACCAAATGCTCCGCAAAAACGTGGGGTTATTGAATTATCAGAAGACCAAGTTGTCGGAACTCCATTTGACCCAGCCAAACATTGGATTGCCTAG
- a CDS encoding single-stranded DNA-binding protein (binds to single stranded DNA and may facilitate the binding and interaction of other proteins to DNA): MYNKVIMIGRLTSTPELHKTNNDKSVARATIAVNRRYKDQNGEREADFVNLVLWGKLAETLASYATKGSLISVDGELRTRRFEKNGQMNYVTEVLATGFQLLESRAQRAMRENNAGQDLADLVLEEEELPF; the protein is encoded by the coding sequence ATGTATAATAAAGTTATCATGATTGGGCGCTTGACGTCTACACCAGAATTGCACAAAACCAACAATGACAAGTCAGTAGCGCGTGCAACTATCGCTGTGAACCGTCGTTACAAAGACCAAAATGGAGAACGTGAAGCTGACTTTGTTAATCTTGTTCTTTGGGGGAAATTGGCTGAAACCTTGGCAAGCTACGCAACTAAAGGTAGTCTTATCTCTGTGGATGGCGAACTTCGTACCCGTCGCTTTGAGAAAAATGGCCAGATGAACTATGTGACTGAAGTCCTTGCCACAGGATTCCAACTTTTGGAAAGCCGCGCCCAACGTGCTATGCGTGAAAATAACGCTGGACAGGATTTGGCAGACTTGGTCTTGGAAGAGGAAGAATTGCCATTTTAA
- a CDS encoding molecular chaperone GroES: protein MLKPLGDRVVLKIEEKEQTAGGFVLAGSAQEKTKTAQVVATGQGVRTLNGDLVAPSVKAGDRVLVEAHAGIDVKDGDEKYIIVGEANILAIIEE from the coding sequence ATGTTGAAACCATTAGGAGACCGTGTGGTCTTGAAAATCGAAGAAAAAGAACAAACTGCTGGAGGCTTTGTCCTTGCGGGCTCAGCCCAAGAAAAAACAAAAACAGCCCAAGTTGTAGCTACTGGACAAGGGGTTCGTACCTTGAACGGTGACTTGGTTGCTCCAAGCGTTAAGGCTGGAGACCGTGTCTTAGTTGAAGCCCACGCTGGTATTGATGTCAAAGATGGCGATGAAAAGTACATCATCGTTGGCGAAGCTAACATCTTGGCTATCATTGAAGAATAG
- the groEL gene encoding molecular chaperone GroEL (60 kDa chaperone family; promotes refolding of misfolded polypeptides especially under stressful conditions; forms two stacked rings of heptamers to form a barrel-shaped 14mer; ends can be capped by GroES; misfolded proteins enter the barrel where they are refolded when GroES binds; many bacteria have multiple copies of the groEL gene which are active under different environmental conditions; the B.japonicum protein in this cluster is expressed constitutively; in Rhodobacter, Corynebacterium and Rhizobium this protein is essential for growth), with protein MSKEIKFSSDARSAMVRGVDILADTVKVTLGPKGRNVVLEKSFGSPLITNDGVTIAKEIELEDHFENMGAKLVSEVASKTNDIAGDGTTTATVLTQAIVREGIKNVTAGANPIGIRRGIEAAVAAAVEALKNNAIPVANKEAIAQVAAVSSRSEKVGEYISEAMEKVGKDGVITIEESRGMETELEVVEGMQFDRGYLSQYMVTDSEKMVADLENPYILITDKKISNIQEILPLLESILQSNRPLLIIADDVDGEALPTLVLNKIRGTFNVVAVKAPGFGDRRKAMLEDIAILTGGTVITEDLGLELKDATIEALGQAARVTVDKDSTVIVEGAGNPEAISHRVAVIKSQIETTTSEFDREKLQERLAKLSGGVAVIKVGAATETELKEMKLRIEDALNATRAAVEEGIVAGGGTALVNVIPAVSDLELTGDEATGRNIVLRALEEPVRQIAHNAGFEGSIVIDRLKNAEVGTGFNAATGEWVNMIEEGIIDPVKVSRSALQNAASVASLILTTEAVVANKPEPAAPAPAMDPSMMGGMM; from the coding sequence ATGTCAAAAGAAATTAAATTTTCATCTGATGCTCGTTCAGCGATGGTCCGTGGTGTAGATATCCTTGCAGACACTGTTAAAGTAACCTTAGGACCAAAAGGTCGTAATGTTGTGTTGGAAAAATCATTTGGCTCACCTTTGATTACCAATGACGGTGTGACCATTGCCAAAGAAATCGAGTTGGAAGACCATTTTGAAAATATGGGTGCCAAATTGGTATCAGAAGTAGCTTCAAAAACAAATGATATCGCAGGTGACGGGACTACGACTGCAACTGTCTTGACCCAAGCTATCGTCCGCGAAGGAATCAAAAACGTTACTGCGGGTGCCAACCCAATCGGTATTCGTCGTGGGATTGAAGCTGCAGTTGCCGCAGCTGTAGAAGCCTTGAAAAACAATGCCATTCCAGTTGCTAATAAAGAAGCCATCGCTCAGGTTGCTGCCGTATCTTCTCGTTCTGAGAAAGTCGGTGAATACATTTCTGAAGCCATGGAAAAAGTTGGCAAAGATGGAGTCATCACTATTGAAGAATCACGTGGTATGGAAACAGAGCTTGAAGTCGTTGAAGGAATGCAGTTTGACCGCGGTTATCTATCACAGTACATGGTGACGGATAGCGAAAAAATGGTGGCTGATCTTGAAAATCCATACATTTTGATTACTGACAAGAAGATTTCCAATATCCAAGAAATCTTGCCGCTTCTAGAAAGTATTCTTCAAAGCAATCGTCCACTCTTGATTATTGCAGATGATGTGGATGGTGAAGCTCTTCCTACTCTTGTATTGAACAAGATTCGTGGAACCTTCAACGTAGTAGCAGTTAAGGCCCCTGGCTTTGGGGACCGTCGTAAGGCTATGTTGGAAGACATCGCCATCTTGACAGGTGGAACTGTTATCACAGAAGATCTTGGCCTTGAGTTGAAGGACGCTACTATTGAGGCGCTTGGTCAAGCAGCGAGAGTAACTGTGGACAAAGATAGCACGGTTATCGTAGAAGGTGCTGGAAATCCTGAAGCTATTTCTCACCGTGTTGCAGTTATCAAGTCTCAAATCGAAACTACAACTTCTGAATTTGATCGTGAAAAATTGCAAGAACGCTTGGCAAAATTGTCAGGTGGTGTCGCAGTCATCAAGGTCGGAGCTGCAACTGAAACTGAGTTGAAAGAAATGAAACTCCGCATTGAAGATGCTCTCAACGCTACTCGTGCAGCCGTTGAAGAAGGAATCGTTGCAGGTGGTGGAACAGCTCTTGTAAATGTCATCCCAGCCGTATCTGATTTGGAATTGACAGGAGATGAAGCAACAGGACGCAATATTGTTCTTCGTGCCTTGGAAGAGCCTGTTCGTCAAATCGCCCACAATGCGGGATTCGAAGGTTCTATTGTTATTGACCGTTTGAAAAATGCTGAAGTTGGTACAGGCTTCAACGCAGCAACAGGCGAGTGGGTCAACATGATTGAAGAAGGAATCATCGACCCAGTGAAAGTGAGCCGTTCAGCCCTTCAAAATGCAGCATCTGTAGCCAGCTTGATTTTAACAACAGAAGCAGTCGTAGCCAATAAACCGGAACCAGCAGCCCCAGCTCCAGCAATGGATCCAAGCATGATGGGCGGCATGATGTAA
- a CDS encoding DNA integration/recombination/inversion protein, whose amino-acid sequence MIDVEEILSKMNPNQKINYDRVMQKMVQVWEKNEQRPTILMHVCCAPCSTYTLEYLTKYADVTIYFANSNIHPKAEYHKRAYVTKKFVSDFNERTGNTVQYLEAPYEPNEYRKLVRGLEEEPEGGDRCKVCFDYRLDKTAQVAMDLGFDYFGSALTISPHKNSQTINSIGIDVQKIYTTHYLPSDFKKNQGYKRSVEMCEEYDIYRQCYCGCVYAAQAQNIDLVQIKKDATAFLLDKDVEKDYSHIKFTVTKLDI is encoded by the coding sequence ATGATCGATGTAGAAGAAATTCTGAGCAAGATGAACCCCAATCAGAAGATTAATTATGACCGTGTCATGCAGAAGATGGTACAAGTTTGGGAGAAAAATGAGCAACGTCCAACTATTCTCATGCATGTTTGCTGTGCTCCTTGTAGTACCTACACCCTAGAGTATCTGACCAAGTACGCGGATGTGACCATCTATTTTGCTAATTCCAATATCCACCCTAAGGCAGAATACCACAAGCGAGCTTACGTCACCAAGAAATTTGTCAGTGATTTCAATGAGCGAACAGGCAATACGGTTCAGTACCTTGAAGCTCCCTACGAACCCAATGAATACCGGAAGTTAGTCAGAGGACTGGAAGAAGAACCAGAAGGCGGTGACCGTTGTAAGGTTTGTTTTGACTACCGTCTGGATAAAACAGCGCAAGTGGCTATGGATTTAGGCTTTGACTACTTTGGTTCAGCTTTGACCATCAGTCCCCATAAGAATTCTCAAACCATCAACAGCATCGGAATCGATGTGCAAAAGATTTATACCACCCACTATCTCCCAAGTGATTTCAAGAAAAATCAAGGCTACAAGCGCTCGGTGGAGATGTGCGAGGAGTATGATATCTATCGTCAATGTTATTGTGGATGCGTCTATGCAGCTCAAGCCCAGAACATTGACCTTGTTCAGATTAAGAAGGATGCCACGGCTTTCTTGTTGGATAAGGATGTTGAAAAAGATTATTCCCACATCAAGTTTACTGTCACTAAATTAGATATATAG
- the recX gene encoding recombination regulator RecX (binds RecA and inhibits RecA-mediated DNA strand exchange and ATP hydrolysis and coprotease activities) has protein sequence MKITKLEKKKRLYLMELDGQQTSYITEDTIVRFMLSKDKVVSTEELTEIQGFAQFSYGKNLALYHLSFKARTEKEVREYLKKYDLDKKITSQVIANLKEDNWINDRQYAYSIINANQLSGDKGPYVLAQKLSQKGIAKATIEDVLKDFDFSEVTQRVAEKLLKKYTGKLPARALQDKIIQNLTNKGFSYSDAKYAFDDLDSQVDQEKTQELIFKELDKQYAKYARKYEGYELKQRLTQVLARKGYDFSDIASALREYL, from the coding sequence ATGAAAATCACAAAACTTGAAAAGAAAAAACGTCTCTACTTGATGGAACTAGATGGACAACAAACCTCTTATATCACGGAAGATACCATTGTCCGTTTTATGTTGTCTAAAGATAAGGTGGTTAGCACTGAAGAATTGACCGAGATTCAGGGCTTTGCTCAGTTTTCTTATGGTAAGAATCTCGCCCTCTACCATCTATCATTTAAAGCTCGAACCGAAAAGGAAGTTCGTGAGTATCTGAAAAAGTATGATCTTGATAAAAAAATCACAAGTCAAGTTATCGCCAATCTTAAAGAAGATAACTGGATTAATGATCGTCAGTATGCCTATTCTATCATCAATGCAAATCAACTTTCTGGAGATAAGGGACCCTATGTGCTAGCTCAAAAACTGTCTCAAAAAGGGATTGCCAAAGCGACTATTGAAGATGTTTTAAAGGATTTTGATTTTTCGGAGGTTACTCAACGTGTGGCGGAGAAACTTCTAAAAAAATACACGGGAAAGCTTCCCGCTCGTGCCTTGCAGGATAAAATTATTCAAAACTTAACGAACAAAGGCTTCTCCTATTCTGATGCTAAGTATGCCTTTGACGACTTGGACAGTCAAGTCGACCAAGAAAAGACTCAAGAACTTATTTTTAAAGAGCTAGACAAACAATATGCTAAGTATGCTCGAAAGTATGAAGGTTACGAACTAAAGCAACGATTGACTCAAGTTTTGGCTAGAAAAGGCTATGATTTTTCGGATATAGCAAGCGCTCTCAGAGAATATCTTTAA
- a CDS encoding RNA methyltransferase, protein MNLKVKQKIPLKIKRMGINGEGIGFYQKTLVFVPGALKGEDIYCQITSIKRNFVEAKLLKVNKKSKFRVVPACTIYNECGGCQIMHLHYDKQLEFKTDLLHQALKKFAPAGYENYEIRPTIGMQEPKYYRAKLQFQTRKFKNQVKAGLYAQNSHYLVELKDCLVQDKETQVIANRLAELLTYHQIPITDERKTLGVRTIMVRRARKTGQVQIIIVTNRQLNLTQLVKDLVKDFPEVVTVAVNTNTAKTSEIYGEKTEIIWGQESIQEGVLDYEFSLSPRAFYQLNPEQTEILYSEAVKALEVSEEDHLIDAYCGVGTIGFAFANKVKSLRGMDIIPEAIEDAKRNAQRMGFDNTHYEAGTAEEIIPRWYKEGYRADALIVDPPRTGLDDKLLDTILTYVPEKMVYVSCNVSTLARDLVKLVKVYDLQYIQSVDMFPHTARTEAVVKLVKKRKNQFH, encoded by the coding sequence ATGAATCTGAAAGTCAAACAAAAAATACCTTTAAAAATCAAGCGGATGGGTATCAATGGTGAGGGAATCGGTTTCTACCAGAAAACCCTCGTTTTTGTACCAGGCGCCCTCAAAGGAGAAGATATCTATTGTCAGATTACTTCTATTAAACGTAACTTTGTTGAAGCCAAATTACTAAAGGTTAATAAGAAGTCGAAATTTCGAGTCGTACCAGCTTGTACCATTTATAATGAATGTGGTGGTTGCCAAATCATGCACCTCCACTATGATAAACAGTTAGAGTTCAAAACAGATTTGCTCCACCAAGCCCTGAAAAAATTTGCTCCTGCAGGATATGAAAACTATGAAATCCGTCCAACTATCGGAATGCAGGAACCAAAGTACTACCGTGCTAAGCTTCAATTCCAGACTCGAAAATTTAAAAATCAGGTCAAGGCAGGTTTGTATGCGCAAAACTCTCATTATCTCGTAGAGTTGAAAGACTGCTTGGTGCAAGATAAGGAAACCCAAGTAATAGCAAATCGCCTAGCTGAACTTCTTACTTACCACCAAATTCCAATTACAGATGAGAGAAAAACGTTAGGCGTTCGTACTATCATGGTACGTCGAGCAAGAAAAACGGGGCAAGTTCAGATAATCATTGTCACAAATCGCCAGCTTAATTTAACCCAGCTAGTAAAAGACTTAGTTAAAGATTTTCCAGAAGTCGTCACAGTTGCAGTCAATACAAATACAGCAAAAACAAGTGAAATCTATGGTGAAAAGACGGAAATTATCTGGGGCCAAGAGAGTATTCAAGAAGGAGTACTCGACTATGAGTTTTCTCTCTCCCCTCGAGCTTTTTATCAGCTTAATCCTGAGCAGACAGAAATTCTCTATAGTGAAGCAGTTAAAGCACTGGAGGTTAGCGAAGAAGATCATCTGATCGATGCCTATTGCGGTGTTGGGACGATTGGATTTGCCTTCGCAAATAAGGTCAAGAGTCTCAGAGGAATGGATATTATTCCAGAAGCCATAGAAGATGCCAAGCGAAATGCTCAGAGAATGGGGTTTGACAATACCCATTACGAAGCGGGAACAGCTGAAGAGATTATTCCACGCTGGTATAAAGAAGGCTACCGAGCGGATGCCTTGATAGTCGACCCTCCTCGTACAGGCTTAGATGATAAGCTGCTGGATACCATTCTGACCTATGTTCCAGAAAAAATGGTCTATGTATCCTGCAATGTTTCGACCTTGGCGCGAGATTTGGTTAAGCTGGTAAAAGTCTATGACCTCCAGTATATCCAGTCGGTCGATATGTTTCCCCACACTGCACGAACAGAAGCAGTGGTTAAGCTAGTGAAGAAAAGAAAAAATCAATTTCACTGA
- a CDS encoding biotin--acetyl-CoA-carboxylase ligase, protein MKSHQLVYQILARENDYVSGEKIGEELNLSRTSIWKAIQRLQQEGLEIDSIKNRGYKLIQGDLILPDLIQEKTNLTIRYKPETKSTQTDAKEGIEAGNKGNTLYLSTCQTAGRGRFQRPYYSPSQGGIYMSLHIQPNLPYEKLPSYTLLVAAAVYKAIKNLTMIEVDIKWVNDIYFKNKKIAGILTEAMTSVETGLVTDVIIGLGINFSIRDFPEDLKEKAGSLFMPPAPISRNDLISEIWNCFYNTDSDELLYIYKERSIVLGKEVTFQLDGKFKKGLAKEISESGQLQLELEDKHTIWLNSGEISLTNW, encoded by the coding sequence ATGAAATCACACCAACTAGTCTACCAAATATTAGCTAGAGAAAACGATTATGTTAGCGGAGAAAAAATCGGAGAAGAACTGAATTTAAGCCGTACATCTATATGGAAAGCGATCCAACGTCTTCAACAAGAAGGCCTAGAAATTGATAGTATCAAAAATAGAGGCTACAAGCTTATTCAAGGAGATCTGATATTGCCTGATTTGATTCAAGAGAAAACCAACTTAACCATTCGCTACAAACCTGAGACCAAATCAACACAAACAGATGCAAAAGAAGGGATTGAAGCTGGAAACAAAGGAAATACACTCTATCTTTCAACCTGTCAGACGGCAGGTCGTGGCCGATTTCAGCGCCCCTACTATTCTCCATCTCAGGGTGGGATCTATATGTCCCTGCATATACAACCCAATCTTCCCTATGAAAAACTCCCATCCTATACTCTCCTTGTAGCTGCTGCAGTCTACAAAGCAATTAAAAATCTAACTATGATAGAAGTAGATATCAAATGGGTAAATGACATCTACTTTAAAAATAAAAAGATAGCAGGTATCCTCACCGAAGCAATGACATCAGTTGAGACAGGCTTGGTTACAGACGTCATTATCGGACTGGGTATAAATTTTTCTATAAGAGACTTCCCAGAAGACCTAAAAGAAAAAGCAGGCAGCCTATTTATGCCACCAGCACCAATTAGTCGTAATGATCTCATCAGCGAAATATGGAATTGTTTCTACAATACGGATTCAGATGAGCTACTTTATATCTATAAAGAAAGATCAATCGTTCTTGGAAAAGAAGTTACCTTCCAGCTAGATGGAAAATTTAAAAAAGGACTTGCAAAAGAAATCTCAGAATCAGGTCAACTTCAACTCGAACTTGAAGATAAACATACTATCTGGCTAAATAGCGGAGAAATATCACTAACAAATTGGTAA